In one Trichosurus vulpecula isolate mTriVul1 chromosome 8, mTriVul1.pri, whole genome shotgun sequence genomic region, the following are encoded:
- the TMEM72 gene encoding transmembrane protein 72, whose amino-acid sequence MKWQAFWTGLEYSCRFLGISTAAVLIGVGAETFLQGRFKSLAFYLLFSGTAVSICEGSYFVAKLLSLCFRCQPESLAYVLWEKACKLGCFQKFLGYVLLSVACFLHPVLVWHVTIPGSMLIITGLAYFLLSKRKKNKGSHTPERYTDPSASAVSTTGYGETEQTYTFHSSFREGPTSLFGHMKSILKGNKKSPPARPPDTLMELVLEPADLLPGKKQVHFEEKVVKIIPSITESLDDRDSEPEETTSDTVPIIPPPEAPLLMSSLTSTALF is encoded by the exons TGCTAATCGGCGTGGGAGCTGAGACTTTCCTCCAGGGACGATTCAAAAGCCTGGCTTTCTATCTTCT GTTTTCAGGGACTGCAGTCTCCATCTGTGAAGGGTCCTACTTTGTGGCTAAGCTGCTTTCCCTCTGCTTCAG GTGTCAACCAGAATCTCTAGCCTATGTCTTGTGGGAAAAGGCCTGCAAGCTGGGCTGCTTCCAGAAATTCCTAGGCTATGTGCTGCTTTCTGTGGCCTGCTTTCTGCACCCAGTGCTGGTCTGGCATGTGACGATCCCAG GGTCGATGCTGATCATCACTGGCCTGGCATATTTCCTCTTGAGTAAACGTAAGAAAAACAAAGGTAGCCACACCCCAGAACGGTACACAGACCCCTCTGCTAGTGCTGTGAGCACCACAGGATATGGAGAGACTGAGCAAACATACACCTTCCACAGCTCCTTCAGGGAAGGGCCAACCTCTCTCTTTGGCCACATGAAAAGCATTTTGAAGGGTAACAAGAAGTCTCCCCCAGCCAGGCCTCCGGACACACTGATGGAGCTGGTTCTGGAGCCAGCTGATTTGCTGCCTGGAAAGAAACAGGTACACTTCGAAGAGAAGGTGGTCAAAATCATCCCCTCTATCACCGAGAGCCTGGATGACAGGGACAGTGAACCAGAGGAAACCACCTCTGATACTGTGCCCATCATTCCCCCTCCAGAGGCCCCTCTCCTTATGTCTTCCCTCACATCCACAGCCTTGTTTTGA